The Notamacropus eugenii isolate mMacEug1 chromosome 4, mMacEug1.pri_v2, whole genome shotgun sequence DNA window aggactgaaaaggAGAACATCATTACCTAGTTAGACTCTCCCTTATATCATCTCCACCCTCCAGTGATCATAGCACCAGTATCCTTTAACCAATTACATTCAGTTAGCTTCTACAAAGGGCCATTTACTCAGAAACTCCACCAAgagtcccctcccccaacccccagcaCCTGGAGGCCTGTTCTCTCCAGTGGAGATCAGTTACCCTTAGAGAGAACAGGCTCACACATGTAGCTCCTAAGGACTGGGCTCCCTGGCCAGTCTCCCAATCACACATCTCTTCTTGgaatctctttctcctccaccctggaatcttctttttcttccatcagCAAACTGGAAGAAGGATTTGCAGAAATTCATCAACCCTGACCAGTTGCCTGCAGAGTATGGGGGAACCCTAACAGACCCTGATGGGAACCCCAAATACCTGACCAAGGTAAGGAACTCCCAGAGGCCAGGAATGGAGCAGGAGCCAGGGCAGACCCAGCAGGCCAAAGGTCATCATGTCCTCTTCCTGCAGATTAAATATGGGGGTGTAGTCCCCAAGAAATACTACCTacagaaccagatgaaaatgcaGTATGAGCATACAGTGTGTATCAGTCGGGGCTCCTCCCACCAGGTGGAGACTGAGATCCTCTTCCCAGGCTGCATCTTGAGGTAAGGGCCTGTCTGTTCTGCCCTTCCCCAGAAGGGAGCTGTGGGTGGATGTCAGCAGGAGCCTGGGCCACAGAATCTTAGGGAGGGCAGAACATGGGGCAAGAGGAACCATCTCTCCTGCAGGTGGCAGTTTATGTTGGATGGGCAAGACATTGGTGTTGGGATTTACCTGAAGACGAAGATGGGTGAGCGCCAGCGAGTAAAGGAGATGATTGAGGTGCTGCCCACCCAGAAGTACAACTCTCACCTGGTCGCCGAGGATGGGACCCTCACCTGCACAGAGCCAGGTGTCTGTGAGTGACATGTTTGATAGAGCATGGGAAATGGCAGCTGTGTCATGAGGAGAGCAGGAGGGAGAATGTCCTGATTGGCTAAAAGGGGAGAGGACAGTCTGCAAACCAGAAGCAGTGAGCTGGGCTTCAATTCCTTTAAGAAATCCTGAAGGGATCATTAAACATATGGTTGGTGAATATCCAGAAAGGGAGATGGGGATTACAGAGAGCCAGCCTGGCCTCACGAAAAACAGGATAGAGAAGCCCCATTGCCCTTGTGGACAAGATTACTacaaaaatcaatcaacatttactaagtacctactgtgtatcaggcCCCAtataaacactggagatacaaagaaaggccaaagatgggtttgtcctcagggagctcacaatctaatgtgtGCAAACAAGCAATGGCCAGAATAAATTGGGGGAAATCAGTAGGAGGAGGGGATTAGTAGATTAAGGGGATGGggcaaaggcttcttgtagaagatgggaatttagctgagacttggaagCTAGGGCAGCCAGGAGGGGGCTGTGAGAAGGAagagcactccaggcatgggacacagccagagagaagaaaagagggagtgaATGTGTGTGGAACAACCAGGAGTCCAGTGGAAAAGGATGTGGTGGgatgtaagatgtaagaagactgagaTGATAGGAGGGGGCTGGgttatgaagggccttgaatgtcagagcatttttattttgttcctagAATAGGAATACTGCTGTAGtttaatggtgtgtgtgtgtgtgtgtgtgtgtgtgtgtgtgtgtgtgtgtgctcgcgCCTAGACTAACATGGTCAGACCAGCATATTAGGAAATTTATTTTGGCAcctaaatggaggatggactggagtaggcaGAGACTTAATGTAGGACAACCAGCTGGTAGGCTATTACAACTGTCTAGGTGTAAGGTGACAAGAGCTTGCCCCACAGTGCTGTCAGCATCAGGAGACGGGAGGGGGCAtgttggagagatgttgcaaaagtgaaatcaacTGAGCAGCAGGTGGGatggagtgggagtggggagacatATAGTGAGAAGTCCTGAATAGCACCCAGACTGTGAATCTCAGGGACTGGAGCatggtggtgccctctacagtaatggGGGGGGCGGATTTAGAGaaggagataatgagttcagttttggacatgctgagtgtGATATATCTATGAGACTCCAGCTGGAGATATTggaaaggcagttggtgatgtgatgCTAGAGGTCAGGAAAGATGCTGGGGCTGGATTACAGATCAGAGAATCATTGGCACAGAGATGCCAATGGAACCTAGGGGCCCTCATCAGATCATTAAGAGAGTTGGAATAGAGGTGAAGACAAAAGGGACAAGGAAAGACCTTGTGGGGTCCTTGAGTTAGAGGATGTGATCTGGGTGAGGATCCagccaaggagacagagaagtagcagtcagagagggaggaggagaagtggGGCGGGGGAAGGGGTTAGGGGGAGGGAGGGTACTGAAatcctggagagaagagagaatgcagGAGAAATGGATGACCAATAGTGCCAAAGGCTGTAGAGagggtgaggaaaatgaggagtgagaaaaggccactggtaGCTTTGAAGAAATGGAATGTGGAGAGCAGAAGCCAGGCTgtagagagaaaatggaagctccTGTTGTGGACTAAAGTAGTAGAGGAGAGGGATGCTGGGGACatagtttacctcagtttttctGAGGCTAATAAAAAATCTCATCATTTCCTAGTGAGTGGAGGAATGTAGCCTAGAGGATAACCCAGTTGGGGTGGCTGGAGGTTTCCagaattgactgaatgactgaacccaAAGGGAGGCTGATAATGATGCCTTGTTAACACAGAAGGAGGTCTCCAGTGCTCCCAGGTCTCCCAGGGATATGTGCCTGGCAGCGTATTCAGTACTGTTTTTTATCATTGACCTGGATAAAGCCatcagttttgcaaatgacttgaaGGCAGGAAGGATAGCTAACACAGAGTTAGAATCCAAGAGTCCTGACAGGCCAGAGCATTGGCCTGAATCTCATAAGACACAAGTTAacaggaataaatacaaagtcttaCCCTGGACACAAAGTGTCCACTTCACAAATACAAAGTAGGAGGGGCCTGGATATATGGAGGCTTTTCAGAAGAGGATCTGGGGGTTTCAGTGAACTGCAAGCTTGCTAGAAATCAGCAGAGTAGTACAGCTGCCAAAAATACTGATGCCACCTTGGGCTGCAGTGAGGAGAGACATGGTATATAGGAACAAAGAGGCAATAGTGCCACAATTCTTTGCCTTGTCATGCTTCATCTGAATTAGTGGGTTCAGTCctgggcaccacagtttaagaCAGACATTGGTGATCTGGAGACTGTGCAGAGGAGGCAGCAGGATGACCAAGGGCTCTCTATGCCACATGAAGATCAGTTGACAGAGCTGGGCATGGTCAGTCAGGAGATGAGCTCAGGAATAGGGGTGGGGAATAGGATACCTGTTCCAGTATTGAAGGGTTGTCACATGGGGGGTGGGTTTGTTCTGGGTGACCCCaggaggcagaaccaggagcaagaAGAAGGAGGTACAAAGAGGCCAATTTAAGCTTGGAGACAGGACAGTCTTCCTCAGGATGAGAGCTGCCCCACGTGGAATGGACTCCCATAGGATGAGTGGGTGCCCCTTCCTAGGGGGTCTTCAGGCTGAGGTTCAATAGCTACTCATTGGGTATGTTCTAGGGGGATTCTTTTGTGagcagattggactagatggccctgGGGTCTCTTCTGGGACTCTCAGTTTCTGTGACTCTGTGGTTTGTCTCTACCTTGTTCTAGTGTGAGGAAGTGCCACCCCAGGTTAGGGGAAGCCCAGCTTTCATCTGGGCCTCTGCCCTGGGATCATCTCTACTgctgttttctccctcctcttcactTTCCCTGAGTACTCCTTTCCCTAATCTCAAGTTTTAATGGTGGAGTTACCTGCTATGTCTTCTGTGTCCACCAATCCATGCCTGGTCTCTGTGTAAgtattctcctttccttctctttagtGCCACCCTCCCAGGCAGAGATTTCTGTCTCCTGGAGATACTTGTGCTGGGGTCTTGTAGGAAGAAAGATTTTACCATGTGGAGATGAGTGGTGGTGGGCATTTCTAGCCCTTCCAGGTATAGAGGTCAATATGAACACAGGCACAGAGGTGAAGGAGGGCTCAAGAGCAGGGACTAGAGCTTAGTCTTATTGGGACATAGGTGTAGTGACCCCTCTGGGCTACCTCCCCTCCCACCAAATGGCACTTGCAGTTTGAGTCACTCTAGCGATGACCAGCCCAGGTTGAAGATACCATGTAGGTTCATATTACTAAAACTGtaactcatgagcccccactgggGTGTTTACCTTTGATAGTCAACTGGTTGACaaaattagctcaaagcaaagatGTATTGAGAAGGCATATCATGGACAGTGGTTACAAAGCATCACCCCACACGTAAACTTCAGTTTCCCTCTTCCACAAATATCCACAGTATCAATAAATACAGTAATCACATAAATAGTGAGTGGAGAGGCACACACAGAGGAAATGCTTAGGGTCAAGGCAAGTCATACCTTCAGCCCTGAAGTACTCCAAATGTCTCTAGGctccttgttttttcttcttgatacTCTTTATATTCTGAAGATACTTTGTTTTCTCTTGGGGATGGCATCTCTTAAAGGGGGAATACAGTAGTTAGTTGTAGCTGTTGGTAGAGGAGTGAGGGacatccagcctcaaacacttcctaagTGTATGACttgtgacaagtcacttcaactctatttgccttagtttcctcaactgtaaaatatcgATTATAATAGTATTTAGGTCCAACAGTTGttctgaagattaaatgaaatatttttacatgcctggcacatgacagatacttagtaaatgcttgggttgtttttttttttaattgctctaTTGTGTGACCTCATTACTAATGGGcctgggggaggaagagagagaaatttcacGGGCATACTCTGGAAAATGGACtgtggaaaaagaagagagaagcagaaagcttCCTCCATAGCTAGGTTTCTTTTCACCTGCCAGAGCTAACTATTTCAGAGCTAGTTTGTACCTTTTAAGGCCACATCAGAGTTATGGCTGGTCCTTCAGCCATACAATGGTTAGCCACCTTAGAACTCACTCAACTTGTTGAAGGACATTCTTCACACATCCTAAAATGACTAAGAAGTAGGAATGCTTCTCTGCATGCATTCATTCAAGTCTGTAAGGAGAATATCTTTTACAAGGTGCAAATGGGCCTCTACCAGCTTCACACCCTCTGAAGGCTGAATAGATCATTACACACACTGGGCATGAGCCACTCATGGTTTTATGCATTTTGAAAGCTATGAATGCAACATCTCAGCTGTGAAAGAGGCAAAGTCTTTACTCCTCATCATCTCCATTACCTGCCACTTTCATCCTGTAATTTCCTGGAATGGTCAGGGGTCCCCTGATCGATCCCTTCTTCATAAAATGCTCCAAGGGGACTACTATGAACTAAAGCTTGGCAGGTAGATTGAAGGCAGCTCGGGATAGTCCTTGAGTACTAGGTGGGAGCTTAGGCCTAATTTAGCAGACAGTGGGGAGCTACAGAAGGTAGATCTCTCtgcatgtctgtctgtctgttcctTGCAGATGTCCTGAGGTTTGACAACACCTACAGTATGGTCCACTCCAAGAAGGTCAGCTACACAGTGGAAGTTTTACTCCCTGACAAAGCCTTTGAAGAGAAAATCCAGAAACTGTAGGCAAGTCTGACCATGGCCACCATTATACCCCTTCCAATCTTGTGTCCACTCCTTGGTTCTGACTTTTCACTCACCCCACTCTGGATCCCTTTTTGCCTCTGGCCAGTTTTCTCCACCCAGAAGTGCCATGGGGATGACCTTTGACCAAGACACTGTGTGAGGATGGggagatgctgagtgaaatgccTCAAGGTGATAATGGCTTAGTAAATGTAcacaaagaatgaatgaaaaatagatttttttttagcacctactgtgtgccaggcactgttttagATACAGGAGACACAAATACAAAGGCAGAATAATTCTTacctttaaggagctcacattctattgtgGGAGGTAATTGAATAGTGGAGCAGTGGAGTCATAGGGATGATGAGGGGAGCCATAAGGGAGTGGATTGTCGCaatctttatagaaat harbors:
- the LOC140499033 gene encoding SEC14-like protein 4, translating into MVFWKQQDLDNIMTRQPREVLQLYDTGCLSGYDQEGCPVWLDVTGCLDPKGLLLSSSKSEMLKKCIQILASLLQECDLQSEKLGKKIETFVMVFDLEHLGLKHFWKPATEVYQEFFSVLENNFPETVKNFIVIPKLFPVAYNLVKAFISEETHRKIVILGANWKKDLQKFINPDQLPAEYGGTLTDPDGNPKYLTKIKYGGVVPKKYYLQNQMKMQYEHTVCISRGSSHQVETEILFPGCILRWQFMLDGQDIGVGIYLKTKMGERQRVKEMIEVLPTQKYNSHLVAEDGTLTCTEPGVYVLRFDNTYSMVHSKKVSYTVEVLLPDKAFEEKIQKL